One Hermetia illucens chromosome 4, iHerIll2.2.curated.20191125, whole genome shotgun sequence DNA segment encodes these proteins:
- the LOC119655383 gene encoding uncharacterized protein LOC119655383 isoform X1: MSHQIPLKRSKSESDNKEDFVNQTFDNKCIPSTGLKLAQHGVEYQLLLLSLCLWRVMGNNISDFLLATELPEAEKFDDVVIKYQHDYQSLLRFLQAKHKEAPRPTDAPDKITLADLLTPDETKEYSLLKYFRSFVKIQQKCSQDPVPAFLVGGNILDFILLTNIDLAEGLIVQYFEVDNVNCLEDDLVFGVPTQQVKKLKIKGLDNELTCELEVLLYTCSDFDELIENLADCLLFQQRFDGTSWIFKEYYYPLVKHVVEFRKEPNQATRYYGKFCDNFKIANSQRPAEINEFRGALTKEVAFRTSDYKVNILSSSGGGLLSQSDTNRKRKSSTDNSQLIKKLQQFADQLKFALYPANSIPPNKPGLTPALCKDEKLLKEVIDVKARKLCDDFVKGHKKLSQKAKLFRKILIDKVIDESIAEKEFEKVSDWIFPTTEGFANRFQPKSNPQMEDFGLFTEEIVDLIEKSTAHTIEITDVVGTDQFRKNIIELAGHAIVKVSTWFEFSGNFIRGRSLAKGPMKFRDALRKSLGRGRFHSIDEYRLNIKLKGFTSCEEAVLHRNLPSPVTSESIDDFYESFRLIVNYPNRYELRELLESEVKDKYRNLNSKAFVDSFVQEMNQWMAHRLGTFYTPKKAKTLLRRLDEGLSCYELDGISQSYYLALPNKYKFECNDLMESLLDFLRELSPGVLLLRIENLTLGRVRLMQAFWNLQERFQNMQSTDGELRFYFCQFGSLFMTIDHLLDESFCRKLSKRNEDKNQWNLRVVECWTECLPEAEKLGLMLDLLFERSTQFSVERKIIFIVKEDMSKKLESALASYFMLAKNTNFKFSSCAFKTNFKQLQISSQDELLKNGQVRLHERNCQLGAIVNQASVDLIDEATLAKLVSDRDGDSYSTCIGNVTQDFERTYDPDYYMPRYIKPVVIEIDSCKIPADTEEDSYYLLNKEREKGSDLLIVADSRGKFDEIRARLMESQDNSIPYSIHWVQEIYGPQSGKWWMWRDSIGSISNLKEYRKEQAKVSSHMEGEFLELVKDKKVVILHGIPGAGKSMLLANLFTQTIHISQSLWKIHINLNLYTDFFNERRKGAKHPTNMPPSECGEFLLRLLQSNGDSELKTQFEINLLRGVFRREGAGKIQLMLFLDGFDEISPTYKEIVLDFLQSSKNCSGIRQIFITTRPSFCQYLEENLQTFGFEMRYLTLDEQVQLLTLFIKKRNIHMEQKEVFSLIQDLSRAFIGREKFTAIPLHIEMFAEVCANMSREQIKICFKNCDPSTLYEMYFEMKYKLFREEKMRLNPTNVSGIEDYRYAYRDFLMRHEKLALWMIYSREEVMKIVRSFEEYEEEVLSLLDDIKAGKYKYGIVFGVSGKLPQFTHRTFAEYLVAHYFVRQTTGVSRLRPNTVDFIVVQMIGDIIHPYRIFFDSMMSKKHWKLDKDQDLEGVSGPAILNALVESYKKEEWGIFSFVSQFVKNDCFYKVLDICMKAIEECFNDRSYFALFAFLVKWRTKLVRLSPKGRAIMKLFEKNEVVCWEQRTESDSVSYFCSLSSGEVIIKTIPRWLVEGEGFSMNFVVPKWGVSGSNRDFVMHWKDPSLAVRDRMVADEWRT, encoded by the coding sequence ATGTCGCACCAGATAcctttgaagcgatcaaaaagCGAAAGTGATAATAAAGAAGACTTCGTGAACCAAACTTTTGACAACAAATGCATCCCCAGCACAGGATTGAAATTAGCGCAACATGGAGTCGAATATCAGCTGCTTCTACTAAGCTTATGTTTATGGCGAGTCATGGGGAATAACATTTCTGACTTTCTCTTAGCAACTGAACTACCCGAAGCAGAGAAGTTTGACGATGTTGTCATTAAGTACCAGCACGATTATCAATCGTTACTCCGTTTCCTCCAGGCTAAGCACAAGGAGGCACCGCGTCCAACTGACGCACCTGATAAGATCACCCTCGCCGACTTACTCACACCGGACGAAACCAAAGAATACAGTCTCTTGAAGTATTTCCGTTCATTCGTGAAGATTCAACAAAAGTGTTCTCAAGATCCAGTTCCTGCTTTTTTAGTAGGAGGGAACATTCTGGATTTCATACTCTTAACAAACATTGATCTCGCTGAGGGTTTGATTGTACAATATTTTGAAGTCGATAATGTGAATTGCTTGGAAGACGATTTAGTATTCGGAGTTCCAACTCAGCAAGTGAAGAAGCTCAAAATAAAAGGATTGGACAATGAACTGACGTGTGAATTGGAAGTTCTTCTGTACACTTGCTCGGACTTTGATGAGTTAATTGAAAACCTCGCCGACTGTTTACTATTTCAACAAAGATTCGACGGGACGTCATGGATCTTCAAGGAGTACTATTATCCTCTGGTGAAACATGTGGTCGAATTCAGAAAGGAACCGAATCAAGCAACCAGATATTATGGGAAATTTTGCGATAACTTCAAAATTGCTAATAGCCAACGCCCAGCTGAGATCAATGAGTTCAGGGGAGCGTTGACTAAAGAGGTAGCATTTCGGACAAGCGATTACAAGGTAAACATCTTAAGTTCTTCGGGCGGTGGGTTACTATCGCAAAGTGATACTAATAGGAAGAGGAAAAGCAGCACTGACAAttctcaattaataaaaaaactgcAACAATTCGCTGATCAACTAAAGTTCGCACTCTATCCAGCTAACAGTATACCTCCAAATAAACCTGGACTAACACCTGCTCTATGCAAGGATGAAAAATTATTAAAGGAAGTAATTGATGTTAAGGCGCGAAAACTTTGCGATGATTTCGTGAAAGGTCATAAGAAATTGAGTCAAAAAGCAAAACTGTTCCGGAAGATTCTCATTGACAAAGTGATTGATGAAAGTATAGCCGAAAAAGAGTTTGAAAAAGTATCGGATTGGATATTCCCTACCACTGAGGGATTCGCTAATCGATTCCAGCCCAAGAGCAATCCTCAAATGGAAGACTTCGGATTGTTTACAGAAGAGATTGTGGATTTGATTGAAAAAAGTACAGCCCATACTATTGAAATTACTGATGTGGTTGGAACTGATCAGTTCagaaaaaatattatagaattAGCCGGTCATGCTATTGTGAAGGTCTCCACATGGTTTGAGTTTAGCGGTAACTTTATTAGAGGTCGCTCACTAGCAAAGGGTCCCATGAAATTCCGGGACGCACTGAGAAAGAGTTTAGGACGAGGAAGGTTCCATTCCATCGATGAGTACCGTTTGAATATCAAATTGAAAGGCTTCACCAGTTGCGAGGAGGCCGTCCTACATAGAAATCTTCCCAGTCCAGTAACAAGCGAATCTATTGATGATTTCTACGAAAGTTTCCGTTTGATTGTAAACTATCCAAATCGCTACGAACTTCGCGAACTGCTTGAATCTGAGGTGAAGGATAAATATCGAAATTTAAACAGCAAAGCATTTGTCGATTCCTTTGTGCAAGAAATGAATCAATGGATGGCGCACCGGCTTGGAACTTTCTATACTCCGAAAAAAGCGAAGACACTGCTGAGGCGATTAGATGAGGGCCTATCCTGTTATGAGCTAGATGGAATAAGTCAGTCTTATTATTTGGCTCTACCTAACAAATATAAGTTCGAATGTAACGACTTAATGGAGTCGCTTTTAGACTTTCTTCGGGAACTTAGCCCTGGTGTACTTTTATTGAGGATTGAAAATTTGACTTTAGGCCGCGTTCGACTCATGCAGGCTTTTTGGAATTTGCAAGAAAGGTTTCAAAACATGCAAAGTACGGATGGTGAGTTACGGTTTTATTTTTGCCAATTTGGTAGCCTGTTTATGACAATTGATCATCTTTTGGATGAGTCATTCTGCAGAAAGCTTAGCAAGAGGAATGAAGATAAAAATCAGTGGAATCTTAGAGTGGTGGAATGCTGGACTGAATGCTTACCTGAAGCTGAGAAATTAGGGCTAATGTTAGATTTACTTTTTGAACGATCAACCCAATTCTCGGTTGaaaggaaaattattttcattgtgAAGGAAGATATGTCAAAAAAACTCGAATCAGCCCTGGCGTCCTATTTCATGCTAGCTAAAAATACGAATTTCAAGTTCTCCAGTTGTGCCTTCAAGACAAATTTCAAGCAACTGCAAATTTCTTCACAGGATGAGCTTCTGAAAAATGGACAAGTCCGGCTTCACGAACGCAACTGCCAATTAGGGGCCATAGTTAACCAGGCCAGTGTAGATCTAATTGATGAAGCAACATTAGCCAAGTTGGTTTCAGATCGTGATGGTGACAGCTATTCAACTTGCATTGGGAATGTAACGCAGGACTTCGAACGAACTTATGATCCCGATTACTATATGCCGCGTTATATAAAGCCAGTCGTTATCGAAATTGATTCTTGTAAAATACCAGCAGATACTGAAGAGGACAGCTACTATCTGCTGAATAAGGAACGAGAAAAGGGATCTGATCTGTTAATAGTCGCGGATTCAAGAGGCAAATTCGATGAGATAAGGGCCCGTCTGATGGAAAGTCAAGACAATTCTATCCCGTACTCCATTCACTGGGTTCAGGAAATTTATGGGCCACAAAGTGGAAAATGGTGGATGTGGCGCGATTCTATCGGATCAATTTCCAATTTGAAGGAATATCGAAAAGAGCAGGCAAAAGTCTCCTCTCACATGGAAGGAGAATTTTTGGAATTGGTGAAAGATAAAAAAGTTGTGATTTTGCATGGAATACCAGGAGCCGGTAAGTCAATGCTCCTTGCAAATCTTTTCACTCAGACAATACATATTTCACAGTCTCTCTGGAAAATTCATATCAACCTCAACCTTTACACCGACTTTTTCAATGAAAGGAGAAAGGGAGCGAAACACCCAACAAATATGCCACCATCTGAGTGTGGCGAGTTTTTGCTGCGATTACTTCAATCCAATGGAGATTCTGAGTTGAAAACACAATTTGAAATAAACTTGTTACGTGGAGTGTTTCgaagagaaggtgcaggaaAAATCCAACTGATGCTGTTCCTGGACGGATTCGACGAAATTAGTCCCACTTATAAGGAAATAGTTCTGGACTTCCTACAATCATCCAAAAACTGTTCGGGTATTCGTCAAATATTCATCACTACACGTCCCAGTTTCTGTCAATATCTTGAGGAAAATTTACAAACGTTTGGATTCGAGATGCGGTATTTGACTCTAGATGAGCAAGTTCAATTGCTTACTCTTTTTATTAAGAAACGGAATATCCACATGGAGCAAAAGGAAGTGTTTTCATTGATCCAGGATTTATCACGCGCTTTCATTGGGAGGGAGAAATTTACTGCGATTCCTCTTCACATTGAAATGTTTGCTGAAGTATGCGCTAACATGAGCCGAGAGCAAATTAAGATATGCTTTAAAAATTGTGATCCTTCTACACTatatgagatgtattttgaaatgaaatataaGCTATTCCGTGAGGAAAAGATGCGTCTCAATCCGACGAATGTTTCCGGCATAGAAGACTACCGGTACGCATATCGTGATTTTTTAATGAGGCACGAAAAGCTGGCCCTTTGGATGATTTATTCTCGGGAGGAGGTCATGAAAATTGTGCGATCTTTCGAGGAATATGAGGAAGAGGTGTTGAGTCTTTTGGATGACATTAAAGCGGGCAAGTATAAATATGGAATCGTGTTTGGCGTTTCCGGTAAATTGCCGCAGTTTACTCATCGCACATTCGCGGAGTATTTGGTAGCTCACTATTTTGTTCGGCAAACAACAGGGGTCAGTAGACTAAGGCCAAACACTGTGGACTTTATCGTGGTTCAAATGATCGGAGATATTATTCACCCTTACCGGATATTTTTTGACAGTATGATGAGCAAAAAGCACTGGAAGCTTGATAAAGACCAGGACCTTGAAGGTGTATCAGGTCCGGCGATCCTGAATGCCCTCGTTGAATCTTATAAAAAGGAGGAGTGGGggattttctcatttgtgtcgCAGTTTGTCAAAAATGATTGTTTCTATAAAGTTCTTGATATCTGTATGAAAGCCATAGAAGAGTGCTTCAATGATAGAAGCTATTTCGCACTTTTTGCGTTTTTAGTTAAATGGAGAACAAAGCTGGTTCGGCTGAGTCCAAAAGGCCGAGCTATTATGAAATTATTTGAGAAAAATGAGGTAGTTTGTTGGGAACAAAGAACGGAATCGGATTCAGTGTCTTATTTCTGCAGTTTATCTAGTGGCGAGGTAATTATCAAAACGATACCCCGATGGCTGGTGGAGGGTGAAGGCTTCAGCATGAACTTTGTTGTACCAAAATGGGGAGTTTCAGGAAGCAATAGAGATTTTGTAATGCATTGGAAAGATCCGTCATTGGCGGTCAGGGACCGTATGGTAGCTGATGAGTGGAGGACGTAA